Proteins co-encoded in one Gehongia tenuis genomic window:
- a CDS encoding glycosyltransferase yields MNRLDDVIVIIPSLEPNLKLLDLLEQLQNVNLNNIIIVNDGSAPSFNHIFNVAQEKYNCLVLKHYVNMGKGRALKTAMNYVLNYFPGCIGVITVDSDGQHQIDDILICAKKLIDNPSELILGYRDFDSSNVPFRSKFGNKITRQIIKFLCGIKIQDTQTGLRGIPKDFMVALLDVKGERFEFEMNMLIEAKEKDISILEYPISTVYINENSSSHFNPLKDSAKIYSIFLKFIISSFSSFIVDIGLFSIIVNLIKPVSSYYIIISTVFARLVSSIVNFALNKNRVFKSQGATKYSAIKYYILCIFQLIASALAVDALYTLCAGKVSESIIKIVVDFILFLVSFQIQREWVFRKGK; encoded by the coding sequence ATGAATAGATTAGATGATGTAATTGTAATTATACCATCTTTAGAACCAAACTTAAAGCTGTTGGATCTTTTAGAACAACTCCAAAATGTTAACTTAAACAATATCATTATTGTAAATGATGGCAGTGCTCCTTCCTTTAATCATATTTTTAATGTTGCTCAAGAAAAATATAATTGCCTTGTTTTAAAGCATTATGTGAATATGGGTAAGGGCCGTGCACTAAAAACTGCAATGAATTATGTTTTGAATTATTTTCCTGGATGTATAGGTGTAATTACTGTTGACTCGGATGGACAGCATCAAATAGATGATATATTAATATGTGCTAAAAAGCTAATTGATAATCCCTCTGAGTTAATTTTGGGATACAGGGATTTTGATAGTAGTAATGTACCTTTTCGCAGTAAATTCGGTAATAAAATTACTAGGCAAATAATCAAATTCCTATGCGGAATAAAAATCCAGGATACTCAAACGGGCTTAAGAGGCATTCCAAAGGATTTTATGGTAGCTCTTTTAGATGTAAAAGGTGAGCGATTTGAGTTTGAAATGAATATGTTAATTGAGGCAAAGGAGAAAGATATTTCTATATTGGAATATCCAATTTCCACTGTTTATATTAACGAAAATAGTTCGTCACATTTTAATCCTTTGAAGGACTCCGCCAAAATATATTCAATATTTTTAAAATTTATTATTTCTTCGTTTTCATCCTTTATTGTTGATATAGGATTATTTTCAATAATAGTTAATTTGATAAAGCCTGTGAGCTCTTATTATATAATTATAAGTACAGTGTTTGCAAGATTGGTATCTTCTATTGTCAACTTTGCTCTAAATAAAAATAGGGTGTTTAAGAGCCAAGGGGCTACCAAATATTCGGCAATCAAGTATTATATTTTATGCATATTCCAATTGATAGCATCTGCTTTAGCAGTTGATGCATTATACACTTTGTGTGCAGGAAAAGTTTCTGAGTCTATTATTAAGATAGTGGTTGATTTTATTTTGTTTTTAGTTAGTTTTCAAATACAAAGAGAATGGGTTTTTAGAAAGGGGAAATAA